CTTCCGCTAATGAATCAGAAGCGGAGGAATATTTCATGAAGCTGGAATCAGTTAAATCCTTTACGTTAACTTTATTGGTTGCGATTAGCTTATTACTCACCTTTGGTCTATGGACCTATCAGCCGAGCAATGAGATACTAGAGGACCAAAATTTCCAACCAAGTATAGATGTTGGTGGGTCAGAATTGAAAAAGCAGGATCTAATAAGTCCAGAAACGGTGCTATTCCATGCAAATGGCGGGCACTACGGCTATTCAGATCCAAGCTATCGGGAGAACCTGTATAAGGACATGCATTCATGGACCTTAACTAATCTTCAGGCAACAGAGGAAACCGACCAACCTGATAATAATAATAGGGTAATGGAGATAATATTTCCGGAATCTCTGCCGATGCAACTTTTACCAACCATTTTTGACATGAATGATTCGGATTCGGGGGAACTGCCGATACGATCATTTAACCAAATTGATATTACATTTAATAGAGAGCAGAAGATATTGAATTTGCACTTTATTTCCGAAAGCGGTCGGGAGCAGGCAATTGCCACGGTTAACGATAGTAGTAAATATGATAAAATGTGGAAGCAAATTACAGAGAAAGAACATTTAAGCAAATTAATAGCCTATGATAAAGGTGAGCAGCAGATTTATATACCTCTTAACAATAAGACGTTGTTAAAAAGGGATATTACGGTTGTTCCAATTGAAGAAAATAAGATGGTTAAAGCGTTATTTCCTGAATCATCATTAGTCAGTAAATCAGGAAATTACTATAATGATGATAGACGTGATATGAGAGTAGAGAATAACGGGAAAAGTATTGCTTTTACGAACCCAACTAACGCCAACTCCATTCAAATTAATGTACAGGAATTGTTGGATCAAAGTGTGAAAAGTATTAATGATCATAAAGGATGGACAGATGATTATAAGCTTGTTCATATTGACCAGCAATCAAACTTGATTAGGTACCGTATGTATTATGATGGTTATCCAACGTATAGCAGCTCTGATCTGACTATTATTGAGCAGAAATGGAAGAACGCTAATTTATTCAAATATAATCGGTCGTTAATCAACCTCAAAGAAGTGATTAACGATAAGGAGGTAACGCTTCCATCGGGTAGTGAACTCATTGCCTACTTGGAAAATGAATTTTCTAAAGCATATGACCTTGATCAAATTAAAGATATAAAGATAGGTTATCAGTTTATCTCTAATAATAATTCATCCCTTTCCGTGACACTTGAACCCGCATGGTTTGTGAATCTTAACGACATGTGGCTGCCAATTGATTTTGAAGAACTGGAACCAGAGAAGGGAGGAGCAATAGATGCAGTGGACGCAAATTAAGACACTTTTTATTCTCTGCTTTCTTGTTCTTGATGTTTTTTTACTGGTTCAGTTTATTCAAAAGCAGGATAAGGAAGATTTAGAAGTGCTGAAGGATGAACAAGAAGAATCCATTCAAAAAAAGCTGGCAGCAGATGATATAGAAATACGCACGGAGCTGCCTGAAGAGGAACTGACAGGGTCCTATATCTCGATTAACCAACAAATATTCAGTGAAGAAAATAGAAGTATGGTTAAATCCACAGAAGATCAGGAAACGGCGATAATTAACAATGATTTTATTATTTCACGATTAAAAGAACAAGTATCAATCGATAGCGAATCGTCCGACGAGGAAATTGAATCGCTTGTGAAGGAAAAGTTAAAGATTATCTCACCGGATAGTTATGTTTTCTGGGACTGGAATAAAGAATTGAATGTATTGCTTTTCTTTCAGGAAAAAAAGAAAAAGCCTCTTTACTATAACCGAAATGGCCTGATACTGGTCTTTCTTAATGATAGAAATGAAATCAGCTTTTACACGCAGGCGTTGCTTGGGGACGTTGAGAAAACGAAAAGCCAGAGGAAGCTGTCACAGCCAATCCAGGCTATTGACGTTCTTTATCAAAAGAACAGTTTAAATCCTGGTGATGAAATAACTAAAGTTGATATCGGCTACTATACAAGAATTCCGCTAGAGAATGTAACACAAGTATTTGCACCAACCTGGAAGATTACAGTGAACAATGAACGCAATTACTTTGTAAATGCGCTGGAGGGATATATATTCTCAAGCAATGATTTGACATTTTTGGGCGATACGCTGTCGAAGGGCATCATTTCCAAAGTAAATACAATTCGGGATAATAAAGATTTAAAACAATATTTTTTGACCAAATTAACAAAACGAATTGAGATAATTGATGAAATAAATCGGAGTGAATCGGAATGACTTTACGTTTTAGTGTACTAGCATCCGGAAGTACGGGGAATGCTTTTTATATCGAATCTGATCAGGAGAGGCTTCTTGTTGATGCTGGGTTAAGCGGCAAGCAAATGGACAAGCTTCTGAGTGAAGTACGGGTTGATCCAACTAAACTAACTGGCATATTGGTTACACATGAGCATAGTGATCATATAAAAGGTCTAGGAATCATTGCTCGTAAATATAATTTACCTATCTATGCGAATGAGAAGACGTGGAAGGCAATGGAAAACTCAATTGGCAAGATTTCATTGGACCAGAAGTTTCATTTTGGCATGGAAGAGGTTAAAACCTTTCACGATATGGATATTGAATCATTTGGTGTGTCCCATGATGCAGCTGAACCGATGTTCTATACATTTCGCCACAACAATAAAAAAGTTGCATTGGTGACAGACCTTGGCTATGTATCGGAACGAATAAAGAAGACGGTTGAAGATGCAGATGCCTACATATTTGAGGCGAATCATGACGTAGGTATGCTGCGGATGGGGCGTTATCCATGGAATGTGAAGCGGCGCATCCTTGGAGATTCAGGCCATGTATCCAATGAGGATAGTGGGCTGGCACTATATGATATTATTGGTAATCGAACAAAACGTATTTATTTAGCACATTTAAGTCAAGATAATAATATGAAAGACCTAGCCCGTATGTCGGTTAGTAATGTGTTAGAAGAACGTGGCGTTGCAATCAATAAGAGAATTAAGCTTATGGATACAGACCCGAAAAAGGCAACTGACTTATATGAAGTAATATAAGTACGGCTAGGCGCCACGTGAGAATGAAAGGGATGATAGGATGGATTATTATCATGATCAGGATCCACCACCAGGTAAAAGGCCAAAGAAAAGCAAAGGCTGGCTTTTCCCTGTTCTTGTAGGAATTATCATTGGTGTCTTAGTCGTAATTATTGCCATGCCTTCCTTGTTGAAGTCAAATCTATTGCCACAAGCGTGGACTAACAATACGGAAACGGATAATGGTACTTTAAATCAGGACTCAAGCAACAGTTATGTTAATGTTGACGTATCCACGCAAGTCACGGATGTTGTCAACAAAGTCGCCCCAGCAGTTGTGGGAGTGATTAATATTCAACAACAAATGGACTTTTGGCAGGATCAGGCGAGTGAAGTGGGGACAGGATCCGGAGTAATTTATAAAAAAGAAGACGGAAATGCCTATATCATTACCAATCACCACGTAGTTGAGGGTGCAGATACTGTTGAAGTTGTCCTTTCTAATGAAAAACATATCGAAGCAAAAATAATGGGCAGTGATTTATTTTCCGATCTGGCGGTTCTGCGCGTAGATGGAAAGCATATCAAACAAGTTATTCAAATGGGATCTTCCGAAAATGTTAAAGTTGGCGAGCCAGCGATTGCAATTGGAAATCCATTGGGTATGAAATTTTCAGGATCGGTTACCCAAGGTGTGATTAGCGGGAAACAGCGGACAATCCCACAGGACTTTAACCAGGATGGCCGTGCAGACTGGCAGGCGGAAGTTCTCCAGACCGATGCAGCGATTAATCCTGGGAACAGCGGCGGTGCTCTAATCAATATCGATGGGCAGCTAATCGGGATTAACTCCATGAAAATTAATGAAACATCTGTTGAGGGAATCGGATTCGCTATCCCGATTGATACCGCAAGACCACTTGTGAATGAACTTGAAAAAAAGGGAGAAATCACCAGACCATACTTAGGTGTTGAAATTTATTCACTTGAGGAAGTCCCGCAATCTGAATGGGATAGTACGCTTAGTCTGCCAAAAGGTGTTGACGGCGGAGTCTACATCTGGAGTGTGGAACGTCTTTCACCAGCGGACCAGGCTGGTCTCAAACGGCTGGATGTTATTACACAAATAGACGGAAAAAAAGTAATGAACATGATTGAATTACGAAAAATCCTCTATCAGGAGAAAAAGGTTGGCGACGATTTAAAAGTTACCTTCTACCGCGATGGTAAGAAACAATCAACAACCGTTAAATTAGGGCAGCAGCGCTAAGTGAAATATAAAAGTAAACCCTCCATCTGCCATGGGGGGTTTTGGCTTGCCCGATTTTTCGTGGGAACAATTTGAGTTTATTTGACATCTTCAAACATGCGAACATTTGTGCATATGTGGATAAATATGTGGATAATTTCTGTTCTTGAATAAACAACGATATATGCTATATTAATTAGTATACGAAATAATTGAGGTGGACCATGTGACTGCAAATAATGGCAAGGATATTGCTGAACTGTTCCGAGAGATTAATGCACTTATGAAAAAGCGACTGCGCGAACAGCTGCACGGGAAAGGATTAACGCCACCACAAATGATGACGCTGCATTTGCTGTCAGAAAATGAACCTATGCGTGTTGGTGATTTAAGTGATCGTTTGAAATTGGCGCCCAGTACCGTTTCAAGTATCCTTGATCGTTTAGAAAAAAACAATTTTGTGATACGATGCCGGAATAAAAACGACAGAAGAATTGTGGAGATTTATTTATCAAAGAAAGCAGAGGAATTACAAGACTCATTCAGGCAAATCATTGATCAATTTATGCAAACAATTACAGCGGGAGCAACTGAACAGGAGTTACACGACATACGGATAGGCCTACAGACTATGCGAAGATTACTCATGAAAGAGGTTGAGGGGGAGTAACGTTGGCAACGATTGTTGAAGTGAATGATTTACGAAAAAAGTACAAAGGTTTTGAAGCGGTAACCGGTGTGAATTTTGCAATTGATGAAGGGGAGATTTTTGGCTTTCTCGGACCGAATGGTGCTGGAAAAAGCACTACCATTAACATGCTGTCGACGATAATTAGACCAACTGGCGGAGAGGCAACGATAAATGGTTTTGATATTGTAAAGGAAAAAAATAAGGTAAGAGAAAGTATTGGATTAATTTTTCAGGAATCGACGCTTGATGAAAAACTGTCAGCAAATGAAAATTTAATGCTTCATTGTCGTTTTTATAAGGTACCTAAGGAAAAGCGAGAGGAACGAATAAAAGAGGTACTTGAAATTGTTGACCTATCAGAAAAACGGAAACAAATTGTAGAAACATTTTCTGGCGGAATGAAACGCCGTCTGGAAATTGCTCGCGGACTACTGCATTACCCGCGCGTTTTATTTCTTGATGAGCCCACCGTGGGATTGGATCCACAAACGAGGAATCATATTTGGGAATATATTCTGCGTTTAAAGAAAAAGGCTGGCATCACAATTTTTCTAACGACACACTACATGGATGAAGCGGAAATATGCGACCGTGTAGCGGTTATGGATAATGGAAATTTAATTGCGCTCGATACCCCCGAAAGGTTGAAGACCAATGTCGGCGGTGACATTATTGAAATTCGAACAGTTGATAATGAAAAAGCAAAGAGCGTTATAGAAGAGGAGTATAGTCTTGAGGCCAGCGAGGCAGATGATACATTAACGTTCCAGGTAGAGAAAGGAAATGAATTTCTTGTTCAGTTTGTAAAGGAATTCACTGTTGGTATTACAACTGTAAATCTGCGCAGGCCAACACTTAATGATGTATTTTTACAACTGACTGGTCGTGAAATCCGTGAAGAATCTGTTAAAAAGAATGACATCAAAAAGATGAGGAGGGGCCATTAATGGAGGCAATTTATGCAGTGTGGCTTCGTGATGTTATCAAGTTCTTTCGTGATAGGGGACGTCTGATTGGTTCCTTCGCCATGCCGTTTATGTTTTTGATTTTATTCGGAAGCGGCATGAGTGGTGCGATGCAGGCAATGCTTGGCGGAGGTTCCGGTGGCGGCGCTCTTGCTGACTTTGATTTTGTTGAGTTTATGTTCCCGGGGATTATTGGAATGACAGTATTTAATACGGCGATATTTTCCGCTTTATCTGTAGTGCAGGATAAAGAATTCGGGTATATGAGAGAAATTCTTGTTTCGCCGATGTCGCGCGTGTCCATTGCGATAGGGAAAGTTCTTGGTGGGACGACTGTAGCGGTTATCCAAGGGCTAATGATGCTGATATTCGTTCCGTTTATTGGTGTTTCGCTGACATTTTCCATGGTACTGCAGCTGATTCCAATCATGTTCCTTGTTGGATTTACCATTTCGGCAATCGGTCTGTTAATTGCAAGTTCACTGAAAACGGCACAAGGCTTTCAAATGGTGATCCAAATTCTATTATTCCCAATGCTATTCTTGTCTGGGGCGATGTTTCCATTAAACGGACTTCCTGCATGGATGGATTTTATTGTGAAAATTAATCCGCTAACATATTCGGTAGATATGTTTAAGGAAATTATCCTGCAGCCTGAAACGATGAGTGCCCCCCTTAGACAGGCGATGGGACTGGATCTCAAGGTATTTAACCATATTATCACCTTCACCGAAGAAATTATCGTTGTCGGGGTTATTGGCGCAGTTTTTATTGTTGCTGCGACAATGAAGTTTTCAAAAGCTGAGGCATAATAAGAGGCTGGGACAAAAGTGTTTTAGCCAGAGAGAAATCCGAACTATGATTCAATTCTTTGATTAGAATTTGAAGTAGTTCGGATTTTTCTTGTCTGTTTTTGTAAACTTAAAGCTAAAAAGTATGCGCTGGATTGTTTTCCGCTGCGGACCGTTGCGCAACTTAGGGAACGGCTTCAGCCTTCATTATTTAACCACTCTGCGGGGTCTTCAGCACGCGCTGTTCTAAGCAGGAGTCAACAGTCCAGAGCGTAAGACATCACGGACTTGCTATATAATACTGTTTTGTCTAATGACATATTAGCGGAGGAAAAACACGGAGACTCCTCGAAAAAGAAAAGCACTTTTTCTTCGTGCGATGCTTATTCGGGGAAGCATTCCTTGTCCTGTGGGAGCAGAAGCCTAGATGAGACCCCGGAGAGCGTCAATAATGAAGCCCGACTAAAACCGCCCTTTGCGGGCAACGTCGGCTACCCCTTGCCGGGGCGAGGAGGCTCATCGGCTCCCCACGGAAAGCGCAGTGTTTTTCCGCAGCGGTGACAAGGCACCGAACATGATAGTTAGTTTCGTCACAGAAGTTTATGTCAACTGCTTATTAAGATCCGATAGTTGAAAAGAAACGTTCTAAACTTCCACCCCTTGATCGTTCGTCTTTTAAGTTGAACATTTTAGTTTTGTCTCAGCCTCTTTACAAATTACCTAAATTTACGTCCCCGTACATGGGTGAAAAGTAATAATAATAGGATCAACATTACAATATCAAGTCTTGCCATGTATAAAAATTGAAAGAACCCCTGTCCAGTAAGATACGGCAGCTTTGTTAGGATTATTGCTGCAATCATTATAATAATTAGTGGCACGGTGGCTTCTTTTACGTAAAATCCCCCGGCTATTAAGGCACCACAGACAATTTCTGCTAGCGCAACAAGCAGCAGAACTGTCGTTGAAGATGGTATGCCCAGGTTGGCAAAGGTAGTTTGGAAATCATCAAATAATAATTTAACAATACCGGTAACAATAAATACATACCCAACCGCATAGCAGATCCATTTACTCATTGGCATCCTCGGATCACCCCCAATTCGGTTCCTTACTTATGCGTCCGCTTCTGACCAGTTGCCTGCGCTTTTCTTGTCTATAGCTGCGGCTCCTAGCGGCTAGCAAATAGCCCACTGAAAAAGTTAAATATGGTACAAATATGTGGATCAATCACCGCATCTTGAATATACTGCGCTTTCCGCGGGCGAGTGACGAGCCTCCTCGGACTGCCGTCCTGCGGGGTCTCATCGATCTCTCACTTCCCGCAGGAGTCTCCGTATATTCAAGATGCTAGTTGATGATGAAAAGCTATATTTTTAATATCCACCACTTTTTCAGTGGACTCGCTAGCAAATAGTTAGTCCTGATGAATGTGCGTAAAGTCCGACGCACGTTCACAGTCCTATCTATTTGTACGCCGCTAACCAGTCGCCTCCGCTTTTCTAATTTATATGCGGGGCTTGGGCAAACATTCTGGGTATTTTTAAATGGATATGATGGGTCGACTATTGCTATTCGACATGATTAGACTTATAATTTCTCTTATACAAAGAAAAGGAAGTGCAATACGTGATTCAACGCTTTTTTTCCTATTACAAACCACATAGAAGATTATTTATGATAGATTTTGGCTGTGCAGTAATCGTTGCAATTTTGGAGCTGGCCTTCCCTGTAGCGGTTCAAAAGTTCATTGACCTGCTATTGCCGAAAGGTGACTGGGACTTAATTGTCCTTGTCAGTGTCGGGCTGTTATTCGTTTATTTACTTAGCACATTTCTTCAATATATTGTGACTTACTGGGGCACAAGCTCGGGGTAAATATTGAAACAGACATGCGTCAGCACTTGTTCAACCATGTGCAGAAGCAATCATTCCGCTTTTTTGACAACACGAAAACCGGACATATCATGAGCCGTATCACTAACGATTTATTCGATATTGGTGAGCTTGCCCACCATGGCCCGGAGGACTTTTTCATTGCCATCATGACCTTTGTTGGCGCCTTTTGGATTATGTTCACATACAATGTCAAGCTAGCATTGATTATTCTGTTTGTAGTGCCGATTCTGGTCTGGTTAATTACCTACAGTAACATTAAAATGAATGCGGCATGGAAAAAGATGTACAAGGACATAGCTGATGTGAATGCGCGTGTAGAAGACGCAGTATCAGGAGTACGCGTTGTTCAGTCATTTACCAATGAAAAACATGAAATGACTCGTTTTACAAAAGATAACTATAGCTTTCGTGCAGCGAAAATTGGTGCATATAAGGTTATGGCTTTTGTCCATTCGAATATTTATATGATGATGCGATTAATTGTATTGATTGTTTTAGTTGTAGGGTCTTGGCTGAATTTTCACAACGAAATTTCCAATGGTGACCTTGTCGCATTTATTTTATTTACCAATGTACTGTTTAAGCCGATTGAAAAAATCAGTGCGCTTCTTGAGCTGTATCCGAAGGGGATGGCTGGATTCAAACGTTTTACAGACATGCTTGATGTTAGCCCAGAAGTGGTCAATCACAAGGGTGCACATGAGGTCGATGTATTAAAAGGTGATATCAAGTTTAAGAATGTTACATTCGGTTATGAAAAAACACAGTCGGCAGTCTTGAAAGATTTAAGTTTTTCTGTTGAGGCAGGTGAAACCATCGCATTTGTCGGACCATCAGGTGCGGGGAAAACAACAATTTGTTCTCTTATCCCGCGTTTCTACGATGTAGATAGTGGCAGCATCAGCATTGACGGTTTAGATTTGCGCGAAATGACAAAGGAATCACTTCGTCACCAAATCGGGATTGTGCAACAGGATGTATTTTTATTTACAGGTACATTACGGGAAAATATTGCATACGGCAGACTCGATGCAACCGATGAGGAAATCGAGAAAGCAGCATATCAGGCCCATATGGTTGATTTCATTAACGAATTGCCACAGGGCTATGAAACACAGGTCGGCGAGCGTGGCTTGAAGCTTTCAGGCGGGCAGAAGCAGCGCATTGCTATTGCTCGAATGTTTTTAAAGAACCCACCGATCCTGATTTTGGATGAAGCAACATCAGCACTCGACACAGAAACAGAAATGATTATCCAAAAGGCATTAACGGAACTGGCAAAAGATCGGACAACCTTGATCATCGCCCATCGGTTAGCAACAATAAAGAATGCTGACAGGATCATGGTTGTTACGAAAGAAGGTATTGTAGAGCAAGGGAACCACGATGAATTAATTGCACGTGACGGTATCTTTGCCAACCTTCATAAAGTACAGATGCAATAGCTATATCTGAGAACCTAGCTAAAAGTTGGCTGGGTTCTTTTTGTTTGAAATAATCTAACCACTGTTTATTGATTATTCAATAGGATTCGGAAATGTTATCATAAATTAGGCTAATTAATGTTAAAATTAAAGAAAATGAAAATAACTGAGGAGGCTTACATAAAATGAATAAACTTAACTTTTCCTCACTGGTTTTATTTTTAATTTTTGCTGTGCTGTTTTTATTAATGGGAAGCGGCTTTGCATTTTGGTCACTAGGCAAAATTGTTATTATTGTGATGGTCTTACTTCCAATAATAGGAGTTATCCTGGCTATAAAAGGATCAGGCTGGAGCAAATGGTTGTTATTCTTGTTAAACGTCGTTGCACTTGGATCCATGGTGTATATTTTCCTTCATGCATTTGGGATTCTGTAAACCATAAAGGAAGGGTTCTCTTTGATAGAAGTGCATTTGTCGCGCGAACCAAGTGTTGGATTTTGATGAACATATGGACATATACGCTGGCGTAAAACCAGCAATAAAAA
This Virgibacillus phasianinus DNA region includes the following protein-coding sequences:
- a CDS encoding ABC transporter permease, which translates into the protein MEAIYAVWLRDVIKFFRDRGRLIGSFAMPFMFLILFGSGMSGAMQAMLGGGSGGGALADFDFVEFMFPGIIGMTVFNTAIFSALSVVQDKEFGYMREILVSPMSRVSIAIGKVLGGTTVAVIQGLMMLIFVPFIGVSLTFSMVLQLIPIMFLVGFTISAIGLLIASSLKTAQGFQMVIQILLFPMLFLSGAMFPLNGLPAWMDFIVKINPLTYSVDMFKEIILQPETMSAPLRQAMGLDLKVFNHIITFTEEIIVVGVIGAVFIVAATMKFSKAEA
- a CDS encoding MarR family winged helix-turn-helix transcriptional regulator, whose product is MTANNGKDIAELFREINALMKKRLREQLHGKGLTPPQMMTLHLLSENEPMRVGDLSDRLKLAPSTVSSILDRLEKNNFVIRCRNKNDRRIVEIYLSKKAEELQDSFRQIIDQFMQTITAGATEQELHDIRIGLQTMRRLLMKEVEGE
- a CDS encoding MBL fold metallo-hydrolase — encoded protein: MTLRFSVLASGSTGNAFYIESDQERLLVDAGLSGKQMDKLLSEVRVDPTKLTGILVTHEHSDHIKGLGIIARKYNLPIYANEKTWKAMENSIGKISLDQKFHFGMEEVKTFHDMDIESFGVSHDAAEPMFYTFRHNNKKVALVTDLGYVSERIKKTVEDADAYIFEANHDVGMLRMGRYPWNVKRRILGDSGHVSNEDSGLALYDIIGNRTKRIYLAHLSQDNNMKDLARMSVSNVLEERGVAINKRIKLMDTDPKKATDLYEVI
- a CDS encoding ATP-binding cassette domain-containing protein, with protein sequence MATIVEVNDLRKKYKGFEAVTGVNFAIDEGEIFGFLGPNGAGKSTTINMLSTIIRPTGGEATINGFDIVKEKNKVRESIGLIFQESTLDEKLSANENLMLHCRFYKVPKEKREERIKEVLEIVDLSEKRKQIVETFSGGMKRRLEIARGLLHYPRVLFLDEPTVGLDPQTRNHIWEYILRLKKKAGITIFLTTHYMDEAEICDRVAVMDNGNLIALDTPERLKTNVGGDIIEIRTVDNEKAKSVIEEEYSLEASEADDTLTFQVEKGNEFLVQFVKEFTVGITTVNLRRPTLNDVFLQLTGREIREESVKKNDIKKMRRGH
- a CDS encoding S1C family serine protease produces the protein MDYYHDQDPPPGKRPKKSKGWLFPVLVGIIIGVLVVIIAMPSLLKSNLLPQAWTNNTETDNGTLNQDSSNSYVNVDVSTQVTDVVNKVAPAVVGVINIQQQMDFWQDQASEVGTGSGVIYKKEDGNAYIITNHHVVEGADTVEVVLSNEKHIEAKIMGSDLFSDLAVLRVDGKHIKQVIQMGSSENVKVGEPAIAIGNPLGMKFSGSVTQGVISGKQRTIPQDFNQDGRADWQAEVLQTDAAINPGNSGGALINIDGQLIGINSMKINETSVEGIGFAIPIDTARPLVNELEKKGEITRPYLGVEIYSLEEVPQSEWDSTLSLPKGVDGGVYIWSVERLSPADQAGLKRLDVITQIDGKKVMNMIELRKILYQEKKVGDDLKVTFYRDGKKQSTTVKLGQQR
- a CDS encoding DoxX family protein, whose translation is MPMSKWICYAVGYVFIVTGIVKLLFDDFQTTFANLGIPSSTTVLLLVALAEIVCGALIAGGFYVKEATVPLIIIMIAAIILTKLPYLTGQGFFQFLYMARLDIVMLILLLLLFTHVRGRKFR
- a CDS encoding two-component system regulatory protein YycI, translated to MQWTQIKTLFILCFLVLDVFLLVQFIQKQDKEDLEVLKDEQEESIQKKLAADDIEIRTELPEEELTGSYISINQQIFSEENRSMVKSTEDQETAIINNDFIISRLKEQVSIDSESSDEEIESLVKEKLKIISPDSYVFWDWNKELNVLLFFQEKKKKPLYYNRNGLILVFLNDRNEISFYTQALLGDVEKTKSQRKLSQPIQAIDVLYQKNSLNPGDEITKVDIGYYTRIPLENVTQVFAPTWKITVNNERNYFVNALEGYIFSSNDLTFLGDTLSKGIISKVNTIRDNKDLKQYFLTKLTKRIEIIDEINRSESE
- a CDS encoding YycH family regulatory protein, whose product is MKLESVKSFTLTLLVAISLLLTFGLWTYQPSNEILEDQNFQPSIDVGGSELKKQDLISPETVLFHANGGHYGYSDPSYRENLYKDMHSWTLTNLQATEETDQPDNNNRVMEIIFPESLPMQLLPTIFDMNDSDSGELPIRSFNQIDITFNREQKILNLHFISESGREQAIATVNDSSKYDKMWKQITEKEHLSKLIAYDKGEQQIYIPLNNKTLLKRDITVVPIEENKMVKALFPESSLVSKSGNYYNDDRRDMRVENNGKSIAFTNPTNANSIQINVQELLDQSVKSINDHKGWTDDYKLVHIDQQSNLIRYRMYYDGYPTYSSSDLTIIEQKWKNANLFKYNRSLINLKEVINDKEVTLPSGSELIAYLENEFSKAYDLDQIKDIKIGYQFISNNNSSLSVTLEPAWFVNLNDMWLPIDFEELEPEKGGAIDAVDAN